The sequence TTAGTAAGTTAACAGATTTAAACAGAAAGGAGCGTACTGGTGTTCCGCCGCTTATACACCTTGAAAAAGGCGTTTTAATAGGTTCAACATCTCCTTACATCAGGACTTCTTTATTTAAAGAATGGGATGTTTGTATAACACTTGAAATCCCGTGTAACTATTCGATAGAATCTCTTGAGGTTTATTTGAATGTAATGAAGGCTGTTGCAGGCTCGAAGGATAAATATGAATTACTAGATAAGTTGAGGGCAGATTATCCCGAACAGGTTAAAACTGCAGCAAAATATGCTGTTGAGCTTTATTGGAATGGATATCCTCCATTATAATGATTATTAGGCTTTAAATTACTTAAAATTTATTTTTTTGAGATATTGATTCAGGATCACAGATTCCCA is a genomic window of Methanobacterium veterum containing:
- a CDS encoding DUF2119 domain-containing protein codes for the protein MVVFKKIINKGNNPVRLFIGGVHGKEGLTTVDALLQISEVDVKNGSLTMYNFDKSPYISTLDRHYYGSDRGKEIVSIIRDIKPEMYVELHCYNSNSFSKLTDLNRKERTGVPPLIHLEKGVLIGSTSPYIRTSLFKEWDVCITLEIPCNYSIESLEVYLNVMKAVAGSKDKYELLDKLRADYPEQVKTAAKYAVELYWNGYPPL